A part of Candidatus Delongbacteria bacterium genomic DNA contains:
- a CDS encoding mechanosensitive ion channel has translation MNRRWPTRIGITLLIALPLVATAQTQDAPDLGQLANFIRWGGVTLSILVLMGAAILRRIVGDLAERLSRSFTNRRPTIQKVESATSFLIYIVAAALCVSLSIRLDKTAMTVIGGALAFAVGFAMRDLVAAFIAGITIMFDRPFQVGDRISYAGEYGDVVKIGLRSVQMNTLDHNIVTIPNNKILTDVTASGNYGALEMQVPMNFWIGIGQDNERACEIIREACLTSSYVHLDKDVPVMARQVILDSYVALQLTARPYVFDCRYEKAFETDVQFRVMKAFAEQGIQPPAILHRTLGQTRT, from the coding sequence ATGAACCGTCGTTGGCCCACACGCATCGGTATCACACTGCTGATCGCCCTGCCGCTGGTTGCCACCGCCCAGACGCAGGATGCACCGGATCTGGGGCAGCTGGCGAACTTCATCCGCTGGGGCGGCGTGACCCTGTCCATTCTGGTGCTGATGGGAGCAGCCATCCTGCGCCGCATCGTGGGCGACCTGGCCGAGCGGCTCAGCCGCAGCTTCACCAACCGGCGTCCCACGATCCAGAAAGTGGAGTCGGCCACCAGTTTCCTGATCTACATCGTGGCGGCCGCGCTCTGTGTGAGTCTGAGCATCAGGCTGGACAAGACGGCCATGACCGTGATCGGAGGCGCGCTGGCCTTTGCCGTGGGCTTCGCGATGCGCGATCTGGTGGCGGCCTTCATCGCGGGCATCACCATCATGTTCGACCGGCCCTTCCAGGTGGGTGACCGCATTTCCTATGCCGGCGAGTATGGCGATGTGGTCAAGATCGGCCTGCGCAGCGTGCAGATGAATACGCTGGATCACAACATCGTGACCATTCCCAACAACAAGATCCTGACCGATGTCACGGCCAGCGGCAACTATGGCGCGCTGGAGATGCAGGTGCCCATGAACTTCTGGATCGGCATCGGCCAGGACAACGAGCGCGCCTGCGAGATCATCCGCGAGGCCTGTCTCACCAGTTCCTATGTGCATCTGGACAAGGATGTGCCCGTGATGGCGCGCCAGGTCATCCTGGACAGTTATGTGGCCCTGCAGCTGACGGCGCGGCCCTATGTCTTCGACTGCCGCTACGAGAAGGCTTTCGAGACCGATGTGCAGTTCCGCGTGATGAAGGCTTTCGCCGAGCAGGGCATTCAGCCTCCGGCGATCCTGCACCGCACGCTGGGCCAGACCCGGACCTGA
- a CDS encoding YbaN family protein, whose amino-acid sequence MRGLLIAAGILSVALGLIGVVVPVLPTTPFLLLAAACFVRSSPRLHHWLLHNRFFGEVLRRYRAGEGLSLAHKVVSLSLLWVMLAVSIVRHIPPHMFWVKLLLLGIGVAVTQHLLRLPTRKS is encoded by the coding sequence ATTCGCGGGCTGCTGATCGCAGCCGGTATCCTGTCCGTGGCCCTGGGCCTGATCGGAGTGGTGGTGCCCGTGCTGCCCACCACGCCCTTTCTGCTGCTGGCGGCCGCCTGTTTCGTGCGCAGCAGTCCGCGCCTGCATCACTGGTTGCTGCACAACCGCTTCTTCGGCGAAGTGCTGCGGCGTTACCGGGCGGGAGAAGGACTCTCGCTGGCGCACAAGGTGGTCTCGCTCTCGCTGTTGTGGGTCATGCTGGCTGTGTCCATCGTCCGGCACATTCCACCCCACATGTTCTGGGTGAAGCTCCTGCTGCTGGGCATCGGTGTGGCGGTCACTCAGCATCTGCTGCGTCTGCCCACGCGCAAGTCCTGA